CCTGAATTGTATTTTGTTTTTGGGTATGGAATGCTCCGACTCATTTCAACTGCTATATATGCAGCCATCCAACAAGGCAAAGAATCGAGTTTGTTAGATTTGGATATCCCAGAACCAATCATTGGGAAAATTTTCTATTTTATCTTTGTTCCATTTTTTGGTGTGATCCTTATGATTGCCCTTCTTTGTATCGTTACTTTACTCATAGGTTTTAATTTTTTCTTTTATATGATGATTGAATTATTTCTCAGTGTGGCCACCACAGGAGGATTGGAAACAAACTTTAATTTCTTAACCCTCTACAATTCACTCGAACCCAAAGAACAATATTATATTTGGGGAATTTTTTTATTCACACTCTATCGTTATGTACCCAAGATTTATGAATTTTTCAAAACACAAATTTATAAAAACTACAAAGACTCTTGGTCCTGGGTTGCTTTAGGTACACCAAAAATTCCGAAACACAACCAATTCCAAAAGATGACAAATGCATTTCGAACTATGTTTGGTAAAGAAAACCAACCATCTGATTTTTGGGAATACACACCTATATTTTATATTGGATTTTTATTCTTTTACTTTGGTGTTCTTGTTTTAATGATCAAATATCCATTGTTTGGCCCCATCATTACTCTTGTGATCAAAGCTTTTGTAGAAATGTATTTTTTTCGGCTCCACAAAGAAGCGCAAGGGATCGTAGCGTAAATCCTTTGCGAAGCAAAGATTGGAGCGAAGAGCGCGGTCGCACATTGTGCGCTGCGCCCCAAAAAATAGCAAAAACGATCCAATCCGTCCATTTCATTTCCTGTATAATAAATTCAATCAAAAGGAGAGAATATGGCATTCCAACAAATCCAAACAGGTATCATTACAGAAAAATTAAACGAAACAAAAACCTTTTATGAAAAGTGGTTAGGACTGATTACAAAATTTGAATCAGATTGGTTTGTTCTATTATGTTTGCCAAATAGGCCAGAAGTGGAAATAGCAATCATGAAACCTAACCAACCTCAGGTGAGGAAATCTTATTTTCAAATTCCTTATCAAGGAAAAGGGATTTGGTTTATCTTTGAATCAAAAGATGTGGAAAAAGAATTTGCAGAATTAAAACAAAAAAACGCACCGATAGACCTTCCTCTCACAACGGAAGAATGGGGAGACGTCCACTTCACTTTGATTGATCCCAATGGAATCGGCATTGATATTGTCCAAGAAAGAAATCCAAATTAAAATTTAGAAAGACAAATGTCTATGGACTTTCTTAACTTAGTTTTATACTTAAGTAGGAAAACTTCCATTGCCACAAACACCCAACCTCTATCCAGTTTGGAACCAATTAGAAGGAAAATTGGATGATACCATTGGCCTGAATCAAATTGCATTTTTTACTGGGTATAGCGATTGGCATTTTCATCGGTTGTTTAAGTCTTTCCAAGGCGAAAATGTAAAGGAATACATTCGTAGGTTACGATTAGAAAAAGCTGCATACGAATTAAAAATTACAAACTTTCCGATTATAGAAATTGCTTTGGAAGCTGGTTTTTTATCACACGAAGCTTTTTCCAAAGCGTTCAAACGAGTGATTGGTTCTACACCTTCTGAATTCCGAAAAAAATACCAAACAAAAAAACCATTAACGAAATCATTTCACCAAACATTGCCAGACGGAATTTCAAAATTTGGATTTCAGAAAAAAAACATTTCGTCCTTTTATATTGCTTTTGTTCGCCATATTGGAACTTACGAAGAACTACCTGGACCAATCACTGGGAGTAAGGAAGTGAATCAAATCCAATCTTTGATTGATCACTGGAATTCATCTCAGTCCCATCATAAATGGATTGGGATTAGCCAAGATGATCCTGACATTTCACCGAAAGGAAAAATTCGATTTGATTTGGGCATTACCATTGGAACAAATCAAAAAAAACTTCCTCAAGGATTTGGAATCCAAACCATTCCTTCTGGAAAGTATTTACAAATTCGTTACGAGGGAAGTTACCAAGGGCTGCCAAAAATTTACGATTGGATTTTAAATGAATATATCAAAACAACTCCAATCAAATTAAAAAACAGACCACCTTGGGAGTGTTATCTGAATCCTTTTGAAAAGGAAGATAATAAACGCATTACAGATATTTATATTCCGATTGAATAAAATCCTTTTTAGTTTTCGGAGAATCTGTGACTTACAAATTACATAGACAATGGAGTTTCAGGCCCTGGCCCGAACAGACCACGACAAACGGGGAAATTGGGTCGGAGCACTCTTGATGCATTGGCAACTGACTCGCAAGGAAAAAATAAAACTTCATTCAAACATACGGTTAAATCCTTTTTATGAACGTATTTATAAACCGACTTACAACTTCTGAGAGTGTACTTTGATTCGTCAGTGGTAGATGATCCACTACATCCAGATCCTATATTGGTAGTATAATAACCAGCGCTAGTTAGAGTAGTATCAATCGACTGCGGACAGAGAGAACGTTTTACTAACAATGCACCATAAAACTGTCGTACGGCGACATCTCTGGAAACCTTATCTCCATTCATTTCGTTATGTGTATCAAAATACAAATCGCCAATACAGCCGTAAAACAAAACTGATATGGCAAAAATATTCTTGAAAAAAAAGCGAAACGATTTTGAATTCATTTAAACTATTAATATGAGTTAATTCGAATCGTCGACTTTTTCTCAATTGTAATTTGGTTTTTCCTGAATCAAAATTGACGGCGAACAACACTTCTGTGACAATCCCCTACACTGCAATTGAACTACTTTCACTTTTTTTTTCACCACGCCATCCAAACAAAACAAATCAAACCTCTAACCGATTCCGAAATCGATGATTGTATGGATATCCTATACGGATCCTTATACTTTCGATTGTTACTCAAACATGAGAAACCTGAGTTAAAGGATTTAAGGCCGTGGTTGGAAAAGTTTTTACGAACATTAAAGTAAGATCTTCATTTTTTTCCCGTTCGTTTTTCAAATTTTGCTTTTTCCTTTTTTGTTTTTGATTAGGATCAATGAACATGAAACATCTCTCAAAACTTTGGCTCCTTGGTTTTCTTATTTTTGAATCTTGTGTTATCTTCCAAGCAACAAAAGTCCCTGCAAATAATCTTAAAACTGCCCTAGAAACAAACTCTACCAAAACACCCAAGATTGTATTTCTGGGAGATAGCATCACACATGGCCGTGTCAGTTATGATTATGTAGGTTCTATCGCCAAACATCCGTCTTTAGCCGATTCCCAAGTGATTAATGAAGGGATCAATAGTCGATTGACAGTTCAAATTTTAGAACAATTAGAGAATTTAAAAAAGCTGAATCCTGATTATGTTTTCCTTTTGATTGGAACCAATGATTTAAAGGCAACCTTAACTAAAGAAGAGTACGATCGTTATGCGGGCCTTTGGAAATTGAAAGAACCCGTTACTGAGGAAAGTTTTACGAACAACCTCACAAAAATCATCCAAACCATTCAAAAAGAAACCAAAGCAAAAATAATCATTTTTTCGCCGCCGGTTTTGGGAGAAGATCCTACCTCCATTCCTTTCCAGAGATCCAAACGGTTTGCTGAACTTACAAAACAAATAAGCACAAAGGAAAAAACCACCTACAAACCACTCCATGAGACTCTATCCCAAGGACTAGACGAGGCCAAACTAAGTTCACGAAAGCCATACGTCCAAAACACTTGGGGGATGTATTTAACCATCCTAAAATACTATTCTACTACATCTAGTTGGGATGATTTAGGAGATTCCAATGGATATTATTATTTAACCGATGGAATCCATTTGAATGCACGTGGGGGAAAGATTTTGGAAGGTATGGCATTAGAAGAGATTTTACCAAACAAGAAATAGAAGTTGTTCTGTCGGGATCAGTAAAACCCGACTAAATCTATAAACTAACATTTGAAAATACGGGGATCTTTAGTTAAGGTTGGATCACATTGAGCTGATACAAAAGAAAGGAAAACACAATCAAATTAGAGAAGAGTATCAGTCCAAAAAATATTTGAATCATCTTTGGACTGACCTCCGTAAAAAAACCACCACCTTTCACCCTGACAAGTCCTGGATGTTTCACTAAAAACTCAGCACCATTGTTAAAATAAATCCAATAGAAAGCGAGTGACCAAAGGATTAAGATAGAAATATGGAAAATGATTACAAAAGGATTCAAAGTTTTTATATATAAATAATCAATCAAACTGTTTGTATATTGGAAAAGATTACCGATCCCGACAATGATCCAAGGAATGTTCCCATAGAAAAGAATACCTTTCACCAATTTGTCATACCCAGGTTCTAACTCTGGTTTTTCTTTTATGTATTTTTGGGATCTAAATTTTAATACAAGTGCATTGAAAATTGTAACAATAATAAACGAAATCCAGATATGATTAAAAAGAGTCATTTTTCAATCCCTAAAGAAAAACTCGCTTATTTGGAAATTTTAAGGAAACAAATTTTTAATACATAATGACACGGTGATTGATACTATCAGCAACAAATATTCCTTCTCCATTAATGGATATACTTTGAGGAAAGCTAAGAGCCGTGGCAGATAGTCCCGAAGCGGAAAGAGTAAAACTACCATTCCCCGATTGTCCAAAAACTTTTGATGCAGTTGTGTTTGTTCCTGAATATAGTAAAATTCGATTATTGGTAGTGTCTGCAATCCAAACATCTCCACCCATTGCAAATACGCCCCTAGGTGCATTCAATGTCCCAGCACCAATACCCCCATTATTTCCTAAATTAGAGGTAAAATTAGGTTGTCCATACACGCGAGTGGCGGTGGTGCTTGTACCTGGGTAAAATAAAACTCGGTGGTTTCCAGTATCGGCAATGTACACGCCATCAGAACTCACAGCCACACCTTCTGGTGAGCCAAGAGTCGTGGCTGTACAATTAGAAGTGTTTCCAGTAAAACTAGTTTGGCCATAAACACGACTGGCACTATAACTTCCATTGGGAAAATAAAGTACACGGTGGTTTGAATTATCTACTACATAATACCCATCTTTGTCAGCTGCCATTCCATAAGGTCCCGTAATGACATCTGCAGCGGCATATGGAGCAGATACCGCCGTGTTAAAATCGACTTGGCCATACACTCGGGAAGCAATGTTATTGGTTCCTTCAAAATACAAAACTCTAAAATTGTTGAGGTCAGCTAAATAGAGTCCAAAAGAATCTTTAGCAAGACCCGTAGGATACGCGATTCCAGAACTAGAAGTGGCAAAAGCATTAGAACCAAAGTTCGCCTGGCCAATCACTCTCGAAGCTGACGTAATGTCTCCTGAATAATATAATACGCGAGTGTTTCCAGAATCAGAAACATAAATTCCCAATTCATCAGCTAGTACGAAGCTAGGAGAAGAAAGGGAATTTTGATTTGGTGGATTGGCGGAAGTAGCTGATATGAAATCAAGTTGCCCATAAACTCGCTTAGCGGTTGTTGTATGGCAAATGATTTGAATATTAGAAATTCCGAGAATTAAGGTTCCTTCCCAACCATTATGTACGACACAGGCGATTGTATCTGGTTGTTTTGCAATGGACAATGTATATTTTGAACCGAATCCACTTGCGATCGGAATGGAAAAACTTGTGGCACCTGGCGGAACGGAAAGTTCGGAACCGGTACTAGTTCGAAGCACCATTCCCGACGTGGTAAGGCCTACAATGGAACCACTTAGAGACAAGGCTGTCGATACACTACAATGGGGTGAAAAGTCAGCTAGCGCAAACTTCGAAAGGATTGAATTTAAAAATTCTTTGGAATTCAAATCACATGAATTGGATAATTCTGGTTTGTTACAGGAAAAAAAACAGAACCCAATCGTAAGTATATAAACAAAAAAACGATTCACCACAAATTGAAACTTATTTATTTCTTAAATTCCAAGCAAGTCTAAATCTCTGTTTACATAGATTAGGTGGTGATTTTTCCGCATTTGTTAAAAAATTAAATTCTGGAATGTCAAAGCATGGGGTTTTCCATTGATTTCGACAAGCTCAATACTCAGATTGCCTTCTTTGACTTCACCGTTTCGTAGTTTAAATCTTTGTTTGTATCCCGTAAGTTTTCCCTCGGTCAAAAATTTTTCTCTGATTTCAGAACCATCTTCCCCTTGGGCATACATGTTTAGCTCACTGCTCGTTTTACCAACAACCTCATTTTTTTGAAATCCAACGAGTCGTTCAAAAGCAGGATTTACGTTCACAAATCGAAATTGATTGCCTATATCATGTAAGGACATAGCGATAGGACTAATCAAAAAAGCTTTTTCGAAAAGTTCCTGGGCTTCTGATTGTTTTCGAATACTTTCAAATAATCGTAACGCCATCTTAATCGAAGCAATCAAAACAATTTCTCCTGTCGTTTTCAAAATATAACCATACGAGGTAATCGATTCGGTTCTGTTGACAATTTCCGTTTCCGTGTGAGAAGATAAAAAAACTAAAGGAATAGAATGTTTGGAAAGAATGATCCTTGCTGCCTCTGTCCCGTCAATTCCAGAACCCAAATCAATATCCATAAGGATGATATCTATTTTGTTTTCAGGTTGAGATAAAAATGATATAGCAGTTTCTCCCGTGCGGACATGATGAACTATAAAACCTGCAGATTTTAAAATTCGAATCTGCATCATTGCAATGATGGCTTCATCTTCCACAAGAAGAATTGATTTACCAGTCACAAGATTTGATTCCATTGTCATTCGCTCATCATAGAAACTATCTTTTCGTTTGCAAGGATTACTTAAAAACGAAAGGAAACAATAGGAATAGATTCTAAATTCTAACGCCTATTTAATCTTTTCAGCTAGTTTTGAAAGATTAGAAAACTTCGGAAAATAAGAATTTGGATCGTCAGATAAAAGTTAAATCATATACAGAGTCACCTTGCATGGGTAATGTTCACAAGGGAACGATCTGTCCAAAAGGAGACTAGGGAATGTCCGCAGAAACAAATGAAATCAGCCGATTCGAAAGGAATCTATTCCGTAAAGGTGTTTCTCTCATCGTATATACAAAGTACGGACTTAGTGCTGTTTTTTTACTCGGTGTGGCTGCCAACGTGGCAACTAAAAGTTTCGTCCCTAATTTAATTGGATCCCTAGCATTTTTATTTAATGGAATTATCCCTGGATACTTCTTACGTAAAGGAAAAGAAGTTTCTAGAATTTGGGCCTTTACCATCATTTTCATCGACTTACTAATCTTAGTTAGTTTCTTCTATTTAGATATTTATAATAACTATGTCAAAGGAGATGCAAGTAACACTGTTAACGCTGGTATTTTCTACATTATCTTTGTTTTCATTGCTATTTATTCCAGTTTCCTCTTCGAATCTAAATTAGTGCTGATTGTGGGAATCATATCTACCTGCCTTTATATTGGTGGGATTTTTTTATCATCAAAACTTGGTGCAGCACTTGTTGG
This sequence is a window from Leptospira kanakyensis. Protein-coding genes within it:
- a CDS encoding VOC family protein; its protein translation is MAFQQIQTGIITEKLNETKTFYEKWLGLITKFESDWFVLLCLPNRPEVEIAIMKPNQPQVRKSYFQIPYQGKGIWFIFESKDVEKEFAELKQKNAPIDLPLTTEEWGDVHFTLIDPNGIGIDIVQERNPN
- a CDS encoding AraC family transcriptional regulator, giving the protein MPQTPNLYPVWNQLEGKLDDTIGLNQIAFFTGYSDWHFHRLFKSFQGENVKEYIRRLRLEKAAYELKITNFPIIEIALEAGFLSHEAFSKAFKRVIGSTPSEFRKKYQTKKPLTKSFHQTLPDGISKFGFQKKNISSFYIAFVRHIGTYEELPGPITGSKEVNQIQSLIDHWNSSQSHHKWIGISQDDPDISPKGKIRFDLGITIGTNQKKLPQGFGIQTIPSGKYLQIRYEGSYQGLPKIYDWILNEYIKTTPIKLKNRPPWECYLNPFEKEDNKRITDIYIPIE
- a CDS encoding SGNH/GDSL hydrolase family protein — encoded protein: MKHLSKLWLLGFLIFESCVIFQATKVPANNLKTALETNSTKTPKIVFLGDSITHGRVSYDYVGSIAKHPSLADSQVINEGINSRLTVQILEQLENLKKLNPDYVFLLIGTNDLKATLTKEEYDRYAGLWKLKEPVTEESFTNNLTKIIQTIQKETKAKIIIFSPPVLGEDPTSIPFQRSKRFAELTKQISTKEKTTYKPLHETLSQGLDEAKLSSRKPYVQNTWGMYLTILKYYSTTSSWDDLGDSNGYYYLTDGIHLNARGGKILEGMALEEILPNKK
- a CDS encoding NHL repeat-containing protein, whose amino-acid sequence is MNRFFVYILTIGFCFFSCNKPELSNSCDLNSKEFLNSILSKFALADFSPHCSVSTALSLSGSIVGLTTSGMVLRTSTGSELSVPPGATSFSIPIASGFGSKYTLSIAKQPDTIACVVHNGWEGTLILGISNIQIICHTTTAKRVYGQLDFISATSANPPNQNSLSSPSFVLADELGIYVSDSGNTRVLYYSGDITSASRVIGQANFGSNAFATSSSGIAYPTGLAKDSFGLYLADLNNFRVLYFEGTNNIASRVYGQVDFNTAVSAPYAAADVITGPYGMAADKDGYYVVDNSNHRVLYFPNGSYSASRVYGQTSFTGNTSNCTATTLGSPEGVAVSSDGVYIADTGNHRVLFYPGTSTTATRVYGQPNFTSNLGNNGGIGAGTLNAPRGVFAMGGDVWIADTTNNRILLYSGTNTTASKVFGQSGNGSFTLSASGLSATALSFPQSISINGEGIFVADSINHRVIMY
- a CDS encoding response regulator; this encodes MESNLVTGKSILLVEDEAIIAMMQIRILKSAGFIVHHVRTGETAISFLSQPENKIDIILMDIDLGSGIDGTEAARIILSKHSIPLVFLSSHTETEIVNRTESITSYGYILKTTGEIVLIASIKMALRLFESIRKQSEAQELFEKAFLISPIAMSLHDIGNQFRFVNVNPAFERLVGFQKNEVVGKTSSELNMYAQGEDGSEIREKFLTEGKLTGYKQRFKLRNGEVKEGNLSIELVEINGKPHALTFQNLIF